One Gordonia sp. SID5947 genomic region harbors:
- a CDS encoding AbrB family transcriptional regulator — MRRWIVLALLTAIATYLLELLEVDAAALFAGLVVAGALAIAGLAPRRRSPSRDSVDSDDPADGSTPPALPRPAMLAAQGVLGVYIGTMADPETLSGLGSSWFPVLAVGLGTLALSVVGGALLGLHRLVDPLTGSLALVAGGASGLVALTRELGGDERMVAVIQYLRVALVTITIPLVASVVFDAQSSDASVAAPSAGDQAWGLVLLAVGLGVGIPVGRLIHLPAAGLLGPMAVATIAELTGLAGDAAVSTILLTVAYALIGWQAGLGFTMDRLRAIGRVLPAALVLILAIGVGCALLGVLLSAWTGESMFDCYLATTPGGIYAVLAAATAAGSNVAFVVAAQILRVLLMLFVAPFAARAAARRLAR; from the coding sequence GTGCGTCGCTGGATCGTGTTGGCCCTCCTCACCGCGATCGCGACCTACCTTCTCGAACTACTCGAAGTGGATGCGGCCGCGCTGTTCGCCGGCCTCGTGGTCGCGGGCGCACTGGCCATCGCGGGTTTGGCCCCGCGCCGACGATCCCCGTCACGCGACTCTGTCGACTCCGACGATCCCGCCGACGGTTCCACACCGCCCGCGCTCCCACGGCCGGCGATGCTCGCCGCGCAGGGCGTGCTCGGCGTCTACATCGGCACGATGGCCGATCCGGAAACCCTTTCGGGCCTCGGGTCGTCCTGGTTCCCGGTGCTCGCCGTCGGCTTGGGCACGCTGGCGCTGTCCGTGGTCGGCGGTGCGTTGCTCGGACTGCATCGTCTGGTTGACCCGTTGACCGGATCGCTGGCCCTGGTGGCCGGCGGCGCGTCCGGACTCGTCGCCCTCACCAGGGAACTCGGCGGCGATGAGCGCATGGTCGCGGTCATCCAGTACCTGCGGGTCGCGCTGGTCACCATCACCATCCCCCTGGTGGCCTCGGTGGTCTTCGACGCGCAGTCGTCCGACGCCTCGGTCGCGGCACCGAGCGCCGGCGACCAGGCGTGGGGGCTGGTGTTGCTGGCCGTCGGCCTCGGCGTCGGCATACCGGTCGGTCGTCTCATCCATCTGCCGGCCGCCGGCCTCCTCGGTCCGATGGCCGTCGCCACCATCGCCGAACTGACCGGCCTCGCGGGCGACGCCGCCGTATCCACCATCCTGCTGACCGTCGCCTACGCGCTGATCGGCTGGCAGGCCGGGCTGGGATTCACCATGGACCGCCTGCGGGCGATCGGCCGGGTTCTCCCGGCGGCGCTGGTGCTGATCCTGGCGATCGGCGTGGGTTGCGCGCTGCTCGGGGTGTTGCTGTCGGCGTGGACCGGCGAATCGATGTTCGACTGCTACCTCGCCACCACGCCCGGCGGCATCTACGCGGTACTCGCCGCCGCCACGGCGGCCGGCTCGAACGTCGCCTTCGTCGTCGCGGCCCAGATCCTGCGCGTGTTGTTGATGCTGTTCGTGGCCCCGTTCGCGGCTCGGGCCGCCGCTCGGCGACTGGCGCGGTGA
- a CDS encoding class I SAM-dependent methyltransferase — protein sequence MGFYDDRILPHLINVTCGMSSLRPLRRRACEGLTGSVVELGFGSGLNVGVYPDTVTRVSAIEPSDGGWRLASDRIASSHVPIERAGLDGQRLPFDDDTFDAALTTFTMCTIPDLPAALSEVARVVKSGGTLHFLEHGRAPDEKVRRWQHRLEPIQKRVAGGCHLTRDIPGVLADAGLTVTSLDQFYEPGPPKSFSAMNLGIAQVA from the coding sequence ATGGGCTTCTATGACGACCGCATCCTTCCGCACCTGATCAACGTGACCTGCGGGATGTCCTCACTCAGACCCCTTCGACGACGAGCCTGCGAGGGGCTGACGGGCAGCGTCGTCGAGCTCGGATTCGGCTCCGGACTCAACGTCGGCGTGTACCCCGACACCGTGACCAGGGTCTCGGCGATCGAGCCCTCCGACGGGGGATGGCGACTCGCCTCCGACCGCATCGCGTCTTCGCACGTCCCCATCGAGCGCGCCGGCCTCGACGGCCAACGCCTCCCGTTCGACGACGACACGTTCGACGCCGCTCTCACGACCTTCACGATGTGCACCATCCCTGACCTGCCCGCCGCATTGTCGGAGGTCGCCAGAGTGGTGAAGAGCGGAGGCACGCTGCATTTCCTCGAGCACGGTCGCGCGCCGGACGAGAAGGTGCGCCGCTGGCAGCACCGCCTCGAGCCCATCCAGAAGCGCGTGGCCGGCGGTTGCCACCTCACCCGCGACATCCCGGGCGTCCTCGCCGACGCCGGTCTCACCGTCACCTCGCTCGACCAGTTCTACGAACCCGGCCCGCCCAAGTCCTTCAGCGCCATGAACCTCGGCATCGCGCAAGTCGCGTAG